The following is a genomic window from Patescibacteria group bacterium.
AATAATCTTAATTTATATTATAACAAAAATTTAAAAAAATAAAAATAGTTTATCAATAATAAACTACTTTTAAACTAAAAAATATTTTTATTCTAAACTCCCTGATTGACACTTCTCGTGATAAAAAGCCCATTCTTCGCATTCTGAGCCATCTTCAAATAAACAATAACCAACTTGACCTTCGTCTGTGTCTCTAATTTCTAGGGTTCCACCTTGTTCTTTACAATAAACTGAAGCAGGATTAGCTAGTTCAACTTTTTCAAAACAATAACAATTACAATTTTCGAAACCCGGCATAGTGCATGGACCCAAATCAACATAATTTTCTTTAGCAACTGACGGCTGTAAACATTCTCCCACGCCAAAACCTTTTTTAACACATTTATCCTGACAACTTATAAAAGTATCAAAAGTTTTAGGTTGACAACCAGTAATCAACAACGTTATACCTAAAATCAAGATGATAAATGTTAATTGTAAAATTTTATTTCTCATATTTATTTGTAATTGGTTGTTTGTTGTCAGTTATTAGTTGTTAGTTAATTTGGCTCCGCGGGCCGGGCTCGAACCGGCAACCTACTGGTTAACAGCCAGTTGCTCTACCATTGAGCTACCGCGGAATAAGAATAACTTACAATTTACAACTAACAACTTACAACCCATTAATCATTTTTTTTATTTCAAGATAATAGTTTAGCAAAAATTATTTTAATTTGCAACCCCTCTTGTTTATAATTATTATTAGCCATTAAACTATTAATTACAATTAATATCCTCCCAATTTTTCAACCCCCTTCAAGTCTTTAATTCTTTCTAAAGACTTAGCTTCAATTTGACGAATTCTTTCTCTGGTTACTCCGAATTCCTCACCCACTTCTTCTAGGGTGTGTGAAATGCCATCATTTAAACCAAAACGCATTTCTAATATTTTTTGTTCACGCGGAGTTAATTCTGATAAAATTTTCCTGACATAATCGCGTAATAATTTCATTGAAGCTAATTGCATGGGTGTAATAGCTTTTTCATCTTTAACAAAATCCGCCAAAGTTGTATCTTCGCTATCATCGTCACCCACTGATGTTTCCAAAGAAATTGTACTTTGAGAAATTTTCATAATATAACGAATCTTTTCAATATCTTCTTTCATTTCAGCAGCTATTTCTTCTGGTAAAGGATCACGACCCAATGCCCGAGTTAATTCACTTTGAATTTTTTTGAAAGAATTAATATCTTCCACCATGTGAACTGGGATACGAATCGTTCGAGAATGATCAGCTAGTGACCGAGTAATACTTTGACGAATCCACCAATGAGCATAAGTTGAAAATTTATAACCCTTACTGGCATCAAATTTTTCCACTGCTCTAAATAACCCCATATTGCCCTCTTGAATTAA
Proteins encoded in this region:
- a CDS encoding DUF333 domain-containing protein, producing the protein MRNKILQLTFIILILGITLLITGCQPKTFDTFISCQDKCVKKGFGVGECLQPSVAKENYVDLGPCTMPGFENCNCYCFEKVELANPASVYCKEQGGTLEIRDTDEGQVGYCLFEDGSECEEWAFYHEKCQSGSLE